A window of Catharus ustulatus isolate bCatUst1 chromosome 25, bCatUst1.pri.v2, whole genome shotgun sequence contains these coding sequences:
- the KIF21B gene encoding kinesin-like protein KIF21B isoform X5, with amino-acid sequence MAAPDSCVKVAVRIRPQLPKEKIEGCHICTSVTPGEPQVLLGKDKAFTYDFVFDLDTWQERIYTTCMGKLIEGCFEGYNATVLAYGQTGAGKTYTMGTGFDMSISEEEQGIIPRAISHLFSGIEERKRAAQSQGVAAPEFKVSAQFLELYNEEILDLFDSTRDPDARHRKSNIKIHEDASGSIYTTGVTSRLISSQDELIQCLRQGALSRTTASTQMNVQSSRSHAIFTIHLCQTRVCARPELVNEEVSSLLDGSQPAAEYETLTAKFHFVDLAGSERLKRTGATGERAKEGISINCGLLALGNVISALGDQSKKVVHVPYRDSKLTRLLQDSLGGNSQTIMIACVSPSDRDFMETLNTLKYANRARNIKNKVVVNQDKTSQQISALRAEIARLQMELMEYKAGKRVIGEDGSEGYSDLFRENAMLQKENNTLRMRVKAMQEAIDAINSRVTYLMSQEANLMLAKAGDGNEAIGTLIQNYIREIEELRTKLLESESMNESLRRSLSRVSARPPFSVGSSPGSGLAALCSPAAPTDTEASDVLRRAKQDLERLKKKERRQQRKSPEKEAFKKRQKLQQDNGEETDENEVEEEEEEQDESGCEEEDGREDEDEDSGSEESLVDSDSDAEEKAVNFQADLADLTCEIEIKQKLIDELENSQRRLQTLKHQYEEKLILLQNKIRDTQLERDRVLQNLSTMECYTEEKANKIKADYEKRLKEMNRDLQKLQAAQKEHARLLKNQSRYERELRKLQAEVAEMKKAKVALMKQMREEQQRRRLAETKRNREIAQLKKEQRRQEFQIRALESQKRQQEIVLRRKTQEVSALRRLAKPMSDRVAGRMNQKPAMLDSGAEVSASTTSSEPESGARSVSSIVRQWNRKINNFLGDPSSSMNGARPARKKFPKKGTSQTFSKAARLKWQSLERRIFDIVMQRMTIVNLEADMERLIKKREELSLLQEALLSKRAKLQAESPKEQKGLQELNEEIEVLGANIDYINDSISDCQATIMQIEETKEELDSTDTSVVISSCSLAEARLLLDNFLKASIDKGLQVAQKDAQIRLLEGRLRQSDVASSSQNHALLDALREKAESHPELQALIHNVQQENGYTSTDEEVSEFSLASDGSISQSFTMKGSASQDDFKFKGEPKLSGQMKAVSAECLGPTLDVSTKNITKSLASLMEIKEDGIGFSIRDPYYKEKVSRTISLPTRGSTFPRQSRGSDTSPLTRRKSYDRGQPARPADIGFTPPSSPPTRPRNDRNVFSRLTSTQSQGSALDKGIINPVGGTKNARTAPLQCVSVAEGHTKPVLCLDATDELLFTGSKDRSCKMWNLVTGQEIASLKGHPNNVVSIKYCSHTGLVFTVSTSYIKVWDIRDSARCIRTLTSSGQVISGDACAGTSTRTVTSVQGEHQINQIALNPTGTTLYAAAGNSVRVWELSRLQPVGKLSGHIGPVMCLTVNQTASNHDLVVTGSKDHYVKVFEIMEGTVGNIGPTHNFEPPHYDGIECLAIQGDVLFSGSRDNGIKKWDLEQQELIQQIPNAHKDWVCALAFIPGRPMVLSACRGGVIKVWNVDNFSPVGEIKGHESPINAICTNSKHIFTASSDLTVKLWSGRRLPAGSN; translated from the exons ATGGCGGCCCCGGACAGCTGCGTCAAGGTGGCCGTGAG GATCCGTCCGCAGCTGCCCAAAGAGAAGATAGAGGGATGTCACATCTGTACCTCGGTGACACCTGGTgagccccaggtgctgctggggaaggacaAGGCCTTCACCTATGACTTTGTCTTTGACCTGGACACGTGGCAGGAGCGGATCTACACCACCTGTATGGGGAAGCTCATCGAGGGCTGCTTCGAGGGCTACAATGCCACTGTGCTGGCCTACGGGCAG actggagcagggaagaCCTACACCATGGGCACCGGCTTCGACATGAGCATCtcggaggaggagcagggcatcATCCCCCGGGCCATCAGCCACCTCTTCAGCGGCATCGAGGAGCGCAAGCGAGCGGCCCAGAGCCAGGGCGTGGCTGCACCCGAGTTCAAAGTCAGCGCCCAGTTCCTGGAG ctctaCAACGAGGAGATCCTGGACCTGTTTGACAGCACCCGCGACCCCGATGCACGCCACCGCAAATCCAACATCAAAATCCACGAGGATGCCAGTGGGAGCATCTACACCACGGGGGTCACATCACGCCTCATCAGCTCACAGGATGAG CTGATCCAGTGCCTAAGGCAAGGAGCTCTTTCCCGcaccactgccagcacccagaTGAACGTGCAGAGCTCCCGGTCCCATGCCATCTTCACCATTCACCTGTGCCAGACAAGAGTGTGTGCCCGCCCAGAGCTG GTGAATGAGGAGGTGAGCAGCCTTCTGGATGGATCCCAACCTGCTGCTGAGTACGAGACCTTGACAGCCAAGTTTCACTTTGTGGACCTGGCTGGCTCAGAGAGGCTGAAGCGGACGGGTGCCACTGGCGAGAGAGCAAAGGAAGGGATCTCCATCAACTGTGGGCTG CTGGCCTTGGGGAATGTCATCAGTGCCCTTGGAGACCAGAGCAAGAAGGTTGTGCACGTGCCCTACCGTGACTCCAAGCTCACCCGCCTGCTGCAGGACTCCCTTGGGGGCAACAG CCAAACCATCATGATTGCCTGTGTGAGCCCCTCTGACCGGGATTTCATGGAGACCCTGAACACGCTCAAGTACGCGAACCGGGCTCGCAACATCAAGAACAAGGTGGTGGTGAACCAGGACAAGACGAGCCAGCAGATCAGCGCCCTGCGGGCTGAGATCGCCCGGCTGCAGATGGAGCTCATGGAGTACAAGGCA GGCAAGCGGGTGATCGGGGAGGATGGCTCGGAGGGCTACAGTGACCTGTTCCGTGAGAACGCCATGCTGCAGAAGGAGAACAACACCCTGCGCATGAGGGTCAAGGCCATGCAGGAGGCCATTGATGCCATCAACAGCAGGGTCACCTACCTCATGAGCCAGGAGGCCAACCTGATGCTGGCCAAAGCAG gtgacGGCAACGAAGCCATCGGCACCCTCATCCAGAACTACATCCGGGAGATTGAGGAGCTGAG GACAAAGCTCCTGGAGAGCGAGTCCATGAACGAGTCCCTGCGCCGCAGCCTCTCGCGGGTTTCTGCCCGGCCCCCGTTCTCCgtgggctcctctccaggctctggcctggctgctctgtgcagccccgCAGCTCCCACGGACACTGAGGCCTCTGACGTCCTCCGGAGGGCCAAGCAGGACCTGGAGCGCCTCAAGAAGAAGGAGCGGCggcagcagaggaagag CCCAGAGAAGGAGGCGTTCAAGAAGCGGCAGAAACTGCAGCAGGACAATGGGGAGGAGACGGATGAGAACGAGGTGGAAGAG GAGGAGGAAGAACAGGATGAGAGTGGCTGTGAGGAAGAGGATGGGCGTGAGGACGAAGATGAGGACTCGGGCAGTGAAGAGAGCCTGGTGGACTCGGACTCGGATGCAGAGGAGAAGG ctgtgAATTTCCAGGCTGACCTGGCAGATCTGACCTGTGAGATTGAGATCAAGCAGAAGCTGATTGATGAGCTGGAGAACAGCCAGCGGCGTTTGCAGACCCTCAAGCACCAGTATGAGGAGAAGCTGATCCTACTGCAGAATAAGATTCGAGACACACAGCTGGAGCGGGACCGGGTTCTGCAAAACCTCA GCACCATGGAGTGTTACACAGAGGAGAAAGCCAACAAGATCAAAGCAGACTATGAGAAGAGGCTGAAGGAGATGAACCGGGACCTGCAGAAGCTCCAGGCAGCCCAGAAGGAGCACGCTCGCCTGCTCAAGAACCAGTCCCGCTACGAGCGGGAGCTGCGCAAGCTGCAGGCAGAAGTGGCCGAGATGAAGAAGGCAAAG GTGGCGCTGATGAAGCAGATGCgggaggagcagcagcggcggcggctggcgGAGACCAAGAGGAACCGGGAGATTGCGCAGCTCAAGAAGGAGCAGCGCCGGCAGGAG TTCCAGATCAGGGCTCTGGAATCTCAGAAGCGACAGCAGGAAATAGTGCTGCGGAGGAAAACTCAGGAG GTGTCAGCACTGCGCCGTCTGGCCAAGCCCATGTCAGACCGGGTGGCAGGCAGGATGAACCAGAAGCCGGCCATGCTGGACTCGGGTGCTGAGGTCTCGGCCAGCACCACCTCCTCCGAGCCCGAGTCCGGCGCTCGCTCCGTCTCCAGCATTGTGCGCCAGTGGAACAGGAAAATCAACAACTTCCTGGGAGACCCCTCATCCTCCATGAACGGGGCTCGGCCTGCCAG GAAGAAGTTCCCCAAGAAGGGGACGAGCCAGACCTTCAGCAAAGCTGCCCGCCTCAAGTGGCAGTCGCTGGAGCGGCGCATCTTTGACATTGTCATGCAGAGAATGACCATCGTCAACCTGGAGGCAGACATGGAGAGGCTCATCAAg aAACGTGAGGAGCTATCGCTGCTGCAGGAGGCGTTGCTGAGCAAGCGAGcaaagctgcaggcagagagccCCAAGGAGCAGAAGGGTCTGCAAGAGCTGAACGAGGAGATTGAGGTGCTGGGGGCCAACATTGACTACATCAACGACAGCATTTCAGACTGCCAGGCCACCATCATGCAGATTGAGGAGACCAAG GAGGAGCTGGACTCCACGGACACCTCGGTGGTgatcagctcctgctccctggccGAAGCCCGGCTGCTGCTGGACAACTTCCTGAAAGCCTCCATCGACAag gggctgcaggtggccCAGAAGGACGCTCAGATCCGGCTGCTGGAGGGGCGGCTGCGGCAGTCAGACGTGGCCAGCTCCTCGCAGAACCACGCCCTCCTGGATGCCCTGCGGGAGAAGGCTGAgtcccaccctgagctgcaggcactgaTCCACAACGTCCAGCAAG AGAACGGCTACACCAGCACGGACGAGGAAGTTTCAGAGTTCAGCCTGGCCTCAGATGGGAG CATCTCCCAGTCTTTCACCATGAAGGGCTCAGCAAGCCAGGATGACTTCAAGTTCAAG GGAGAGCCCAAGCTTTCGGGACAGATGAAGGCAGTGTCTGCTGAGTGTCTGGGACCTACGCTGGACGTCTCCACCAAGAACATCACCAAATCCTTGGCATCCCTCATGGAGATCAAAGAGGATGGGATCGGCTTCTCCATCCGAGACCCCTACTACAAGGAGAAGGTGTCACGCACCATCAGCCTGCCCACGCGAGGAAGCACCTT tcccaggcagtcccggggctCAGACACCTCCCCCCTGACAAGGCGGAAATCCTACGACCGGGGGCAGCCTGCCAG GCCTGCAGACATTGGCTTCACACCACCCTCATCCCCACCCACCCGTCCGCGCAATGACCGCAACGTCTTCTCCCGTCTCACGAGCACGCAGAGCCAGGGATCTGCCTTGGACAA GGGCATCATTAACCCCGTGGGTGGCACCAAGAATGCCCGGACAGCCCCCCTGCAGTGTGTCTCGGTGGCAGAGGGACACACCAagcctgtgctctgcctggATGCCACTGATGAGCTGCTCTTCACTGGGTCCAAAG ACCGGAGCTGCAAAATGTGGAACCTGGTGACAGGCCAGGAAATCGCTTCTCTCAAGGGGCACCCAAACAATGTGGTTTCCATCAAGTACTGCAGCCACACGGGGCTGGTGTTCACCGTGTCCACGTCGTACATCAAAGTGTGGGACATCCGCGACTCCGCCCGCTGCATCCGCACCCTCAC GTCTTCTGGACAGGTGATCTCTGGGGATGCGtgtgctggcaccagcacccgCACTGTCACCAGCGTGCAGGGGGAGCACCAGATCAACCAGATTGCCCTCAACCCCACGGGCACCACGCTCTACGCTGCTGCTGGCAACTCTGTCCGTgtctgggagctgagcag GCTGCAGCCCGTGGGAAAGCTGAGTGGCCACATCGGGCCTGTGATGTGTCTCACAGTGAACCAGACCGCGAGCAACCACGACCTGGTGGTCACAGGCTCCAAAGATCACTACGTCAAG gTGTTTGAGATCATGGAGGGCACA